The following proteins are encoded in a genomic region of Leptospira fainei serovar Hurstbridge str. BUT 6:
- the fliE gene encoding flagellar hook-basal body complex protein FliE, with product MQVDFNSKLWYTYNSGYSESRFPLSPKGDKVNVKAEDERHYKDVKESVSPDYVAESFSEAMRNAFKSVNDLQVEADELTQKMVYDPNSVDAHEVMIASEKARVSLTFTKTLADGVVRAYRDLTSMR from the coding sequence GTGCAAGTAGATTTTAATTCCAAGCTTTGGTACACGTACAATTCGGGTTATTCCGAATCTCGCTTTCCGCTTTCTCCAAAGGGAGATAAAGTCAACGTTAAAGCAGAAGACGAACGACATTATAAAGACGTTAAAGAATCGGTTTCTCCCGATTACGTAGCTGAAAGTTTTTCCGAAGCGATGAGAAATGCATTTAAGTCGGTTAACGATCTTCAAGTCGAAGCTGACGAACTTACCCAAAAGATGGTCTACGATCCAAACAGCGTAGACGCTCACGAAGTCATGATAGCATCCGAAAAAGCGAGAGTCTCCCTGACCTTTACTAAAACATTAGCCGACGGTGTAGTTCGAGCCTACCGAGATCTCACCTCGATGAGATAA
- the flgC gene encoding flagellar basal body rod protein FlgC produces MGLFTSINISATGLSAQRLRMDVIGNNIANATTTRNTNGDGPFRRDRVILTPVNLRTRWKSPVYPFGIAPGEGKGVKVMKIEKDMSPLRLVYDPTHPDSIQIGPKKGYVEMPNVNIVTEMTDMISASRSYEANVQMITGSKAMFNKALEIGRA; encoded by the coding sequence ATGGGACTGTTTACTTCGATTAACATTTCGGCGACCGGCCTTTCAGCCCAAAGATTACGCATGGACGTAATCGGAAACAATATCGCTAATGCCACTACGACTCGTAATACCAACGGCGATGGTCCGTTTCGAAGAGATAGAGTCATACTAACTCCGGTAAACTTACGGACCCGTTGGAAAAGTCCTGTCTATCCTTTCGGAATCGCTCCGGGAGAAGGGAAAGGAGTGAAAGTAATGAAAATCGAAAAGGACATGTCTCCTTTACGATTGGTTTATGACCCAACTCACCCGGATTCAATACAGATCGGTCCTAAAAAAGGATATGTAGAAATGCCGAACGTTAATATAGTAACGGAAATGACTGATATGATCTCGGCATCCCGGTCTTATGAAGCGAACGTTCAAATGATCACCGGCTCTAAAGCAATGTTTAATAAAGCTCTGGAAATCGGAAGGGCATAA
- the flgB gene encoding flagellar basal body rod protein FlgB: MFEKTHFMKTQDLLERGMNAATLKRKVISDNIANADVPHFKRSEVLFESMIKRALESEKIEASKAIPTRIEDERHISFFTPLDYRQVQPKSNIDYLTTMRADGNNVDPEKEVVDASNSQMQYMLMADRLNANYRDLKNVMRLA, from the coding sequence ATGTTTGAAAAAACACATTTCATGAAAACCCAGGACCTATTGGAAAGAGGGATGAACGCCGCCACCTTGAAGCGTAAAGTCATCTCTGATAATATTGCTAATGCGGATGTTCCGCATTTCAAGAGAAGCGAGGTGCTTTTCGAATCTATGATTAAGCGGGCGCTTGAATCGGAGAAAATCGAAGCTTCCAAGGCGATTCCTACGCGAATCGAAGACGAGCGGCATATTTCTTTTTTTACTCCGTTGGATTACCGCCAAGTACAGCCAAAGTCGAATATAGACTATCTAACAACGATGAGAGCTGACGGAAACAACGTCGATCCCGAAAAGGAAGTCGTCGACGCTTCCAATTCACAAATGCAATATATGCTGATGGCAGATCGCCTCAATGCAAACTACCGCGACTTAAAGAATGTCATGAGGCTTGCTTAA
- a CDS encoding STAS domain-containing protein, with protein sequence MGDNSEVIEIKPELTALFNDYYAFRNQLMDAIAKKPKRIVLNLGKIPVMNSISISSLVWFCKNAQSDGIEIQIQEIHPDLMRTFEVLKIDEYFQQI encoded by the coding sequence ATGGGCGACAATTCCGAGGTTATCGAGATCAAGCCGGAGCTAACAGCTCTCTTTAACGATTATTATGCCTTCCGAAACCAGCTAATGGATGCGATAGCGAAAAAACCAAAACGGATCGTGTTAAATTTGGGAAAAATTCCCGTGATGAATTCTATTTCGATTAGTTCGCTAGTTTGGTTCTGTAAAAACGCCCAATCCGACGGGATTGAGATCCAAATCCAAGAGATACACCCGGATCTGATGAGAACGTTCGAAGTTTTGAAAATCGACGAGTACTTTCAGCAAATTTAA
- a CDS encoding LIC10301 family lipoprotein, with protein MKKFILLLMALPILWNCHKALPEQILGIWENTKTCTPEGSCKFPVTTPGAKLTILRNGLALYGDPELQGAEKGKEFHIEYVLHEAGTKSKAPELAFRFLDLGFEIRYVISKVSDVEMELFNPEKNNTETYKRVGVK; from the coding sequence ATGAAAAAATTTATCCTCCTGCTTATGGCGCTTCCGATTTTGTGGAATTGTCATAAGGCGCTCCCCGAACAAATTTTAGGAATTTGGGAAAATACGAAGACTTGTACGCCGGAAGGGAGCTGCAAATTCCCGGTCACCACTCCTGGAGCGAAGCTTACGATTTTGCGAAACGGATTGGCACTCTATGGAGATCCTGAATTGCAGGGAGCCGAAAAAGGAAAAGAATTTCATATCGAATATGTGCTGCATGAAGCGGGAACTAAATCTAAAGCCCCCGAGTTAGCGTTTCGATTCTTAGATTTAGGTTTTGAAATTCGCTACGTAATTTCGAAGGTCAGCGACGTCGAAATGGAACTCTTCAATCCGGAAAAGAATAATACGGAAACCTATAAAAGGGTAGGTGTAAAATAA
- a CDS encoding tetratricopeptide repeat protein, translating to MPLSFGKTVLLVVVFGLVTLQAEVTGEEPPSVIPASPEGELPPPPPPTDQSEISRRKYQILALNTETINLLRSNNLVRSQANIERIKKLDPDCLEYYYLNGAYLYAIGRYPQSKKSLLKAVEINPSHDPSYYLLGMIFVRRNKWESSVQYFQKAVELANYNPFYRLNMAMAYFETGQYLRAKSESEKAVELKPNFRNAKLILLKSDFLLGNKANALTLCKEFAKEGFLTKEFAYIYARLTMDLDKNFRKAIKLYNQFPELPFNEKRFLAHAYFHTDNFRASANVYSTILGTKILSEEDKVNYLRSLVFIRDYRRLETFVASWVQEEPDKKVKIQEALDIAELLRDNDPKIYHMLPSRSPY from the coding sequence ATGCCTCTCTCTTTCGGGAAGACGGTTCTGCTCGTAGTCGTTTTTGGATTAGTTACGCTTCAAGCGGAGGTAACCGGAGAAGAACCTCCGTCGGTAATTCCTGCTTCTCCCGAAGGAGAATTACCCCCTCCTCCGCCACCTACCGACCAATCCGAAATCTCCCGGCGTAAATATCAAATACTTGCTCTTAACACGGAGACTATCAATTTACTTCGGAGTAATAATTTAGTTCGTTCGCAGGCGAATATCGAAAGAATTAAGAAATTAGATCCAGATTGCTTGGAGTATTACTATTTAAATGGAGCATATTTATATGCGATTGGTCGCTATCCTCAATCTAAGAAATCCCTATTAAAGGCGGTTGAGATAAATCCGAGCCATGATCCGTCTTACTATCTGCTCGGTATGATTTTTGTACGTCGGAATAAATGGGAATCGTCCGTTCAATATTTTCAAAAAGCGGTCGAGTTAGCGAATTACAATCCTTTCTACCGATTGAATATGGCTATGGCATATTTTGAAACGGGCCAATATCTTCGCGCAAAATCCGAATCGGAAAAGGCGGTCGAATTGAAACCGAATTTTCGAAATGCGAAACTCATTTTACTTAAATCCGATTTTCTGCTCGGGAATAAAGCGAACGCTTTGACTTTATGCAAAGAATTCGCAAAAGAAGGCTTTCTCACGAAAGAATTCGCTTATATTTACGCCAGGCTAACTATGGACCTCGATAAGAATTTCCGTAAAGCGATTAAGTTATACAATCAATTCCCGGAGTTACCGTTTAATGAAAAACGATTTCTTGCTCACGCCTACTTTCACACGGATAATTTTCGGGCTTCCGCTAACGTTTATTCGACGATTCTTGGAACGAAAATTTTAAGCGAAGAAGACAAAGTGAATTATTTGCGCTCACTTGTTTTCATTAGAGACTATCGGAGACTTGAAACGTTTGTCGCCTCTTGGGTCCAGGAAGAACCGGACAAAAAAGTGAAAATCCAAGAGGCGTTGGATATTGCGGAATTGCTACGGGATAATGATCCGAAAATTTATCATATGTTACCTTCCCGGTCTCCTTATTAA
- a CDS encoding YbaN family protein — MKKEYKDYSHEVQPHKSKLIRILLIILGTVCVALGITGVFVPGLPTTPFLLAAAACYAKASERFYNWLMNNRYFGSFIRDWRIHKAIPLRAKIIAVSTIILTMGLSAIFLPVLAVRIGMAVIGLLVIAYLLRFPTKKKETLN, encoded by the coding sequence ATGAAAAAGGAATACAAGGATTACAGCCACGAAGTACAACCTCATAAATCCAAATTGATTCGAATACTGTTAATCATACTTGGAACGGTATGTGTTGCATTAGGAATTACGGGCGTATTCGTGCCGGGACTTCCGACTACACCTTTTCTTCTAGCCGCAGCCGCTTGCTATGCGAAGGCTTCCGAAAGATTTTACAATTGGTTAATGAATAATAGATATTTCGGATCATTCATTAGAGATTGGAGAATTCATAAGGCGATTCCTTTACGGGCCAAAATAATAGCGGTTTCAACTATTATCCTGACTATGGGACTTAGCGCGATATTTCTTCCTGTACTCGCTGTTCGAATCGGAATGGCTGTGATCGGGTTGCTTGTTATCGCGTATCTCTTACGATTCCCAACAAAGAAAAAAGAAACGCTAAATTAA